Within Staphylococcus sp. NRL 16/872, the genomic segment ATGGATAAAGCTAAAGAGGCTGCAGACAAATTTAAAAATAGTGATAACGAACAAGTTGATAAAGTAAAAGATCAAATCAACGAATACACTGGCGGTAATAATGACAGTGATAAAAAAGATGAAGACGATAAATAAATATTAATTTTAGGGACGGTAATCACCGTCCTTTTTTATACCATAAAACCCTTCAAAAACTATTCAAAAGTAATTGAAGGGTTAATTTTATATATAGAATATTTAATTATATATAATTGTGAAAACATCAAGTAAAGCTTTGTGACACCTGAGGGTTTTAAAGTTATCGACGAACGTAAGTGTTCAAACACTTACGTAAGAAGTTCTAAGATGAATAACGAATGATGTTGAGCGCGGGGCCCCAGCACAAAGACTTTCGCATAGAAAGTCTACAAACAAAGCAAGCTGGGGAAGGACCTTAAGTGCTTACACACTTAAGTAAGTAGTTCTAAGATAGATAACGAAACGTAGTTGAGTGACGCCTAAGGGAGCAGGATGAGTGTCGAGACCGTGGCTCGACCCAGCCCCCTAGGCAAGCATCTCAACTTAAGTGAGTGAATATCTATCTAAGAACGACTTTATAAGACTACAGGCTTAAGCCTTTCCCGCAAGAAAGCGTCGCAACAAAAATGAGTGAACATCTATCTAAGAACTACTTTACTAACTTCTAGCTTTATTATTAATATTACTTATTCAAAGATTGAACTACATTTTTCAAACGCTCAAATGATTCAAACTGTTTATCTTGATCGTAAATATAACTAATACCCATTAGCTCATCAATTTCTCCATATTCTTCAATAAAGTCTTCTAATTTCTGTTTAACCGTAGCTTCTGAACCCACTAATGAATCATTAAATCGTTGTTTCGCCATTTCATATTCTCGTGGCGTCAATAATCCTTGTAAATCATTTGTTGGTGGTTGAACTGGTTGCATTCTACCACGAGCGATACCAATAAACACCTGAGCCAACGTACTTGCTAAATATTCAGCTTCTTCATCTGTTTCAGCGACAATAGCGTTTAAACACACTATCATATAAGGCTCTTGTAATACCTCAGAAGGTTCAAATAATTCTTTATAAATTTGAATCGCTTCTTTCATTTGTTGAGGTGCAAAATGTCCAGCAAATACATAAGGTAAACCTTTACGTGCAGCTAAATGCGCAGAATCTGTTGATGAACCTAGAATATATAATGGTACATTTTTTCCTACTGCTGGATAAGCGCGCACATACGCTTGTTTATTACCTGGACCAAAGTACGTTTGAAGTTGTTCTACTTCTTCTGGAAAGGCATAAACACCGTTATGTTGGTCACGGCGTAACGCACTCGCTGTCATCATATCTGTACCAGGTGCTCTTCCTAAACCAAGATTCACTCTATTTGGGAAAAGTGTTTCCATCGTACCAAATTGTTCTGCCACTATTAATGGCGCGTGGTTAGGTAACATGATACCGCCTGAACCCACTTTGATATTTTGAGTATGTTCTAATGTATGTTGAATGAGTAATGCTGTAGCTGAACTTACTAAGTTAGGTGCATTATGATGTTCAGCAATCCAATATCTTTCATAATCAAGCTCATCAAGTTTTTGAGCTAACGCAACCATATCGTTAATGGCGTCTTTATCACTTTGACCTTCTTTAATAGGCACTAAATTAAGTGCAGAAAATTTCATATTAGACATTTGCAAAGACTCCTTTATTTTTTACTATGGTTTAGTGTAACAAGATGGACGACGATGAGTTATTAATTTGCTCACTGTGTATGTAGAAGACATTTTCAAAAATAAAAAATGTATAAATAGAGAAGGGATAAATGTTAAAATATGAAGTAATGAAGTTACAAACAACAATGTAGAAAAATTGATGGTTAGGTGCTATTATAGGAACATTGATAATATTGTGAGGAGTGTACAAAATAATGGAAGTATATGCAGATTATGCTGCAACTACCCCAGTTAAACCAGAAGTGATAGATGCAATGATGGAAATTTACCAATCGCATTATGGTAATCCATCTTCAATTCATACAATAGGGCGAGATGCACGTCGTTATTTAGACGAATCTAGAAGAACAGTTGCTAAACTTCTTGGCGCTAAACCAAGTGAAGTGATTTTTACAAGTGGTGCTACTGAATCTAACAACACTGCTATTAAAGGTTTAGTTTATGAAAATGAACATTTAGGAAATCATATCATTACTACTAAAATCGAACATCACTCAGTACTTCATGTCTTTGAAGAGCTTGAAAAAGAAGGATATGATGTTACTTATTTAGATGTAGATGATACAGGTAAAGTAGATTTAGATCAGTTAGAAGAAGCGTTAACTGAAGATACAATTTTAGTTTCAATTATGTTCGTTAATAACGAAGTTGGAACGGTTGAACCAATTTATGATATTGAAGATATCGTTGCTCAATCAAGTGCATTACTACATGTTGATGCTGTGCAAGCTGTAGGTCATCTTGATATAAAATTTGAAGACTTCAAAATCGATACTATGAGTGTCACTGCTCATAAATTCGGAGGTCCTAAAGGCGTGGGAGTGTTATTAGTTAAAGATCAAACGCCTATCGAATTCTCTCAATTAGGTGGCGAACAAGAAACGAAACGACGTGCTGGAACTGAAAATTTAGCGCAAATCGTTGGTTTAACAAAAGCTCTAGAACTTGCTGATGAAAATCGAGACAATAACAATATTCATTTAATGCAATTAAAAGAATTGTTTTTAGTTAGTTTACAAGAACGTGCAATTCCTTTCGAAGTGAATGGTTCAATGGTAGAAACAACTGGGCATATATTAAATTTATATTTCCCATTTATAGATGTAGAAACAATGCTAACATTGTTAGACTTGTCTAATATTTATGTTTCTTCTGGATCAGCATGTACGGCTGGTTCAACTACTCCTTCACATGTTTTAGCAGCGATGTATGAAGATGAGGAACGTGCTAAACATTCAGTACGCTTTAGTTTTAATGAACAAACAACTGAGCAAGAAATTAAATATATCGTAGCTGAAATTCATAAAATTTATCATAAATTTAAGGAGGAATAAAATTGTCAAACAAAGATATACGCGTTGTAGTTGGTATGTCTGGTGGCGTTGATAGTTCAGTTACTGCGTATGTATTAAAAGAACAAGGTTATGATGTCATTGGTATTTTCATGAAAAACTGGGACGACACGGATGAAAATGGTGTATGTACAGCAACAGAAGATTATAATGACGTGATTGCGGTATGTAACCAAATTGGCATACCTTATTATGCAGTTAATTTTGAACAAGAATATTGGGATAAAGTATTTACTTACTTTTTAGATGAATATAAAAAAGGACGCACACCTAATCCAGATGTAATGTGTAATAAAGAAATTAAATTTAAAGCATTCTTAGAACATGCACTTAAACTAGGTGCAGACTATGTGGCAACAGGACATTATGCTCGTATTCGTCGTCATGAAGATGGACACGTAGAAATGTTAAGAGGCGTAGATAACAATAAAGACCAAACTTATTTCTTAAACCAATTATCTCAACAACAATTATCTAAAGTCATGTTCCCAATTGGTGATATTGAGAAAAAAGAAGTACGTAGAATCGCAGAAGAACAAGATTTAGCTACTGCTAAGAAAAAAGATTCTACTGGTATTTGCTTTATTGGCGAACGTAATTTTAAATCATTCTTATCACAATATCTTCCAGCTCAATCAGGAGAAATGAGAACATTAGATGGTAAGAAAATGGGTATGCACAATGGATTAATGTATTATACGATTGGTCAACGTCATGGTTTAGGTATTGGTGGGGACGGAGATCCTTGGTTTGTAGTTGGTAAAAACTTACAAGATAACGTGCTATACGTTGAACAAGGTTTTCATCATGATGCATTATATAGCGATTACCTTATCGCTTCTGACTTCTCATTTGTAAATCCTGTCGACTTAGAAGAAGGATTTGAATGTACAGCTAAATTTAGATATCGTCAAAAAGATACTAAAGTATTTGTACAAAAAGAAAACGATAATTCAATTCGCGTTACTTTTGATGAACCTGTACGTGCGATTACTCCTGGACAAGCAGTTGTATTTTATGACGGAGAAGTTTGTCTTGGTGGCGCTACAATTGATGATGTATACAAAACAACTGGCCAATTAAGTTACGTGGTTTAATTTAAATATATTGATGTAGGGCTGGGAATAATAACGTCCCAGTTCTTTTCTTTTTTGAAAATTAATTTCGTAAATAATACATATAATTGAGGAGATTTGTAATGGTAAATCAAGAAACAATTTATGAATGGATAAAAAAAGGACAGTTAGAACAAGCTTTACAAGCGTTGTTTAATAATATTGAAGAAGAGCCAAACGTAGTTGAAAATTATATCAATGCTGGTATTGTTTTAGCAGACGCTGGCGGAGTTGAAAAAGCGGAACGCTTTTTCCAAAAAGCTATTACAATTGATGACAAGAATGGTGCAGTTTATTATAATTTAGCTAACTTATATTATAATCAAGATCGTTATCAAGAGGCTATCAAACTATATCAACTTGCTTTAAAACATGATATGGCTAAAGTGGATACAAACTATATGATTGGTATGGCATTTAATCAATTAGATTCCCACAGAGAAGCTATGCCGTTCTTAATGACAGCAGCTGAACTGGATGAAAACAATGATGCGGAAGTTCAATTCCAATATGGATTAGTCTTATGTCATTTAGAACTGTTTAAAGAAGCTATTAAACAGTTAAATAAAGTACTCACTATTGATTCTAAACATGTTGATGCATTATATAATTTAGGCCTTGCCACATACATGGAAACAGAAAATGTAGACGAGGCGATTGCTTATTTTGATAAAGCAATTGAAATCGACCCTAAACATTTGTTAAGTCAACATGCGAAACAAACATTTCAATCTTTAAAAGCGCAGGAGGAATAATATGTCAGACCCTACACTATTTGACTATTCAATGATTAAGGGGACAGTAGATGCTATTTTATTTCAGAACCAAGATAATTTTTATACTGTTCTTAAAATCGATACCATTGAAACGAATGAATCATTTGATAACTTGCCCACAGTTGTAGGGTTCTTTCCAAATATTGCTGAAGGCGATGTTTATATTTTTAAAGGACAAGTGGTTGAACATCCTCGTTACGGTAAACAGTTAAAGGCTGAAACATTTGAAAAAGAGTTGCCGCAAACTAAAGATGCGATTGTGAGTTACTTATCAAGTGACCTTTTCAAAGGAATAGGGAAAAAAACGGCTCAAAATATTGTAAATACTTTAGGTGAAAATGCAATTAATGATATTTTGAATGATGCTACTGTTTTGGAAAAAGTGCCGAGTTTACCTAAAAAGAAACAACAGCAAATAGCTGAACAAATTAGCGCAAATCAAGAATCAGAAAAAGTGATGATTCGTTTACATGACTTAGGATTTGGGCCTAAGTTATCAATGGCGATTTATCAATTTTACCAATCAGAAACATTAAATGTACTAGAGAAAAATCCCTACCAACTTGTTTACGATGTGAAAGGTATTGGATTCCAAAAAGCTGATACATTAGCGCGCAATAATGGAATAGAATTTAATGATCCAGAAAGATTGAAAGCAGGACTTCTATATACGCTAGAGGAAGAATGTATTAAACAAGGGCATACATACTTATCTTATCAATTTGTGATAGAAGTTACACAAGAGATGTTAAGTGACCCGCGTAATGAAGAAGTAGTAGAGGGCAATCAATTAGAAGAAGTACTACAAATTCTGGCGGAAGAAAGTAAACTTGTATTTGAAAATGACCGTGTAGCTATACCAAGTCTTTACTATTCCGAATTAAAAAGTGTGCAAAACTTATATCGTATAAAAACGTATAAAAATAAACTTAAAGAAATAGAACAGTCTGATTTACAATTACACATTGGTGAGATTGAAGACAGTAATAATGTGAGTTATGCGCCTTCGCAAAAAGAAGCGTTGCAAACCGCTATCAATTCCAAAATTATGCTCTTAACAGGCGGGCCAGGTACGGGTAAAACGACAGTTATTAAAGGAATCGTCGAATTATACGCTGAAATTCATGGCCTATCATTAAATTATTCTGATTATGAAGAAGATGATTATCCGATTGTCTTAGCTGCGCCTACTGGACGTGCGTCTAAGCGTCTTCAAGAGTCAACGGGACTAGAAGCGATGACGATTCATCGTTTGATAGGTTGGAATCAAGATACGCAACCTGAAGATATTTTAGATAATGAAATCAATGCCAAATTAATAATTATAGATGAGATGTCTATGGTAGATACGTGGTTATTCCATCAATTTCTAAGTGCCGTGCCTTTAGATGCACAAATTATTCTAGTAGGTGATGAAGACCAATTACCTTCAGTAGGTCCTGGTCAAATATTTAAAGATTTAATAGACTCTAATGCTTTACCACGCGTTAATCTTACTGAAGTGTATCGTCAGCAAGATGGTTCAAGTATTATTGATTTGGCACATCGTATGAAACATGGTGAACCAATCGATATTACAAAACGTTATCATGATAGAAGTTTTATTAACTGTAACGTTGATCAAATCCCCGATGTAGTTGAAAAGGTCGTTTCAAGTGCAGTGAAAAAAGGTTATGATATGAGCGACATTCAAGTGTTAGCACCGATGTACAAAGGGAGCGCTGGAATCAAACGACTTAACCAGGTATTGCAAGACATTTTAAATCCTAAAAAAGATGATGTTAGAGAAATTGAATTTGGAGATATTAACTTCCGAAAAGGAGATAAAGTACTCCAATTAGTAAATAGACCTAATGATAATATTTTTAATGGCGATATTGGCGTAATTGTCGGCATTTTCTGGGCAAAGGAAAATGCGCTCAATAAAGATGTACTTGTCGTGGATTTTGAAGGCAATGAAATCACGTTCACTCGTCAAGATTTATTAGAATTAACGCATGCTTATTGTACATCGATTCATAAATCACAGGGCTCAGAATTTCCGATTGTCATCATGCCGATAGTTAAACAATATTTTAGAATGTTACAACGTCCAATACTATATACTGGGCTTACTCGAGCTAAGCAATCACTCGTTTTATTAGGTGATCCAAAAGCATTTGAAATTGGCTTAAATACACAAGGACAAACGCGTCAAACACAACTTCGCGAACTGATTCTTGCTTACTTTGAAGTTGATACGCCTTCTGAAGATACCTCTACGCAAGGTAAGAATGGTGAGACTGAGGGTTATGGTTTAAATGAAGAAGCCGAAGAAAGTGCACATGATGTTCAGGACCGAATTGTGTTAAGTGAAGCAACGATTTATCAAATTAATCCAATGATTAATATGGGTGACGTTTCGCCATATGACTTTGTCGAACGTTGACATTTAACTGAAAAATACTTAAAATAAATTTAAATTCGCATGAAGATGAGTAGGCAATTTAAACACTTTTAGAGATGCACTGGCTGGTGAAAAGTGCAAGGTTGATTGTTGAACGCTACTTCATGGTAGTTTCATAATGTAATTAAGTGATAAACAAAGATAGTATTGTGATACAGTCATTGTGTTTATAACTAGGGTGGTACCGCGAAAACGTTCGTCCCTTGATTGAGGATGGGCGTTTTTTTGTTTTTCTTTAATTTTCAAAAATAAAGAATGTTTAGGAGTGGAATAAATGAAAAATTTAAAAGCAAGTGACATTCGTCAAATGTATATTGATTTCTTTGTTGAAAAAGAGCATATGGTTGAGCCTTCTGCGCCATTAGTACCAATTGATGATGACTCTTTATTATGGATTAACTCAGGTGTAGCAACACTAAAAAAATATTTCGATGGTCGTGAAACACCTAGAAAACCTAGAATTGTTAACTCTCAAAAAGCAATTAGAACTAACGATATTGAAAATGTTGGTTTTACTGCTAGACACCATACATTTTTTGAAATGTTAGGAAACTTCTCTATTGGGGATTATTTTAAAAAAGAAGCAATTGAATTTGCATGGGAATTCTTAACTAGTGACAAATGGATGGGTATGGAACCGGAAAAATTATATGTAACGATTCATCCAGAAGATACAGAAGCTTACCGTTTATGGAATGAAGAAGTTGGTCTTGAAGAAAGTCGCATTATTAGAATTGAAGGTAACTTCTGGGATATTGGTGAAGGTCCTTCAGGTCCGAATACTGAAATCTTCTATGATCGTGGTGAAGAATATGGTCAAGATGATCCTGCTGAAGAAATGTATCCAGGCGGAGAAAACGAACGCTATTTAGAAGTATGGAACCTAGTATTCAGTGAGTTTAACCATAATAAAGATAATACGTATACTCCACTACCAAATAAAAATATTGATACTGGTATGGGATTAGAACGTATGGCTTCAATCTCACAAAATGTTCGTACTAACTATGAAACAGATTTATTTATGCCTATCATTCATGAAGTTGAAAATGTTTCAGGCAAAAAATATTTAGAAGTACCTGAACAAGATGTGGCATTTAAGGTAATTGCTGATCACATTAGAACAATTGCATTTGCGATTTCTGATGGCGCATTACCATCAAACGAAGGACGAGGCTATGTGTTACGTCGTTTATTACGTCGTGCAGTAAGATTTAGCCAAACTCTTGGAATTAACGAACCATTCATGTATAAACTAGTAGATATCGTGGCTGACATTATGGAACCTTATTATCCAAATGTTAAGGAGAAAGCTACATTCATTAAACGTGTAGTGAAATCAGAAGAAGAACGTTTCCACGAGACTTTACAAGAAGGCTTAGCTATTTTAAATCAATTAATTGATAAAGCGAAAGCATCTACAAATGAAATTAATGGTTCTGATGCATTCAAACTTTATGACACTTATGGTTTCCCAATTGAATTAACTGAAGAATTATCAAGTCAAGAAGGCATTAGCGTTGATATGGCGACGTTCGAAGAAGAAATGCAACAACAACGTACTCGTGCTAGAGAAGCACGTCAAAGTTCTCAATCTATGCAAGTACAAAGTGACGTATTAAAAAATATTAATACTGATAGCAAATTTGTAGGTTATGAAACTACAGATTATCAAACTACATTAACAGATCTAATTTTCAACGGTGAAAAAGTTGAAAGTGTAGAGGCTGGCGAAACAATTTACTTTATTCTTAAAGAAACACCGTTCTATGCTGTTAGTGGTGGACAAGTAGCTGATAAAGGTACTGTAAGTAATGATAACTTTGAAATCGAAGTTCAAGAAGTAACTAAAGCACCAAATGGCCAAAATTTGCATAAAGGTGTCGTTCAATTTGGACAAGTTACTGTTAACAGCGAAGTAGATGCAAGTGTAAATCGCGATGAACGTAAAGATATTCAAAAGAACCACAGTGCTACACACTTGTTACACGCTGCGTTAAAAGAAGTATTAGGCGAGCATGTTAACCAAGCTGGTTCTTTAGTTGAAAGTGAAAGATTAAGATTTGACTTCTCTCATTTCGGTCCAATGACACAAGAAGAAATTGATCGCGTAGAGAGACGTGTAAATGAAGAAATCTGGAGAGGCATCTCTGTTCACATTCAAGAAATGCCAATAGCTGAAGCTAAAGAAATGGGCGCTATGGCATTATTCGGTGAAAAATATGGCGATATCGTGCGTGTAGTAAATATGGCACCATTCTCAATCGAGTTATGTGGTGGTATTCACGTAGATAATACAGCTGAAATTGGTTTATTTAAAATTGTAAGTGAATCAGGTACTGGTGCAGGTGTAAGACGTATCGAAGCTTTAACTGGTAAAGCTGCATTCTTATATTTAGAAGAAGTCCAAAACAAATTCAATGCTATTAAAACTCAATTAAAAGTTAAATCAGATAATCAAGTCTATGATAAAGTAATCCAAATTCAAGATGAACAAAAAGAACTTCATAAACAATTAGAACAACGCAATAAAGAAATCACATCACTTAAAATGGGTAATATTGAGGATCAAATTGAAACAATTAATGGTTTCAAAGTACTTGCTACTGAAGTTGAAGTTTCAAATCCTAAAGAAATTAGACAAACAATGGATGACTTTAAATCAAAACAACAAGATGCTATCATCATTTTAGCAAGTGAAGTAAACGGTAAGGTTTCACTAATCGCAACAGTCCCTAAAGAATATACCAACCAAATTAAAGCTGGAGATATTATAAAAAATATGGCTCCTGTTGTTGGTGGTAAAGGTGGCGGCCGTCCTGACATGGCTCAAGGTGGCGGTACTGAACCAGAAAATATCTCAAACTCATTACGCTTTATTAAAGATTACATTAAAAACCTATAACTTTGTAATCAACTAGTGTAAAATTATTATGTAAGATAATTCGTATTAGAGGAGTGTCGCATCTATGGAAAATATTGATAAAACAATGAAGTTTAACTATGAAGAAATCCCTAAAGAAAATGTCGAATCAGTCTTAAATAACGTACATCGAACACTTGAAGAACGTGGCTATAATGCTGTAAATCAAATTGTTGGTTATTTATTATCTGGAGATCCAGCATATATACCACGTCAAAATGATGCCCGTAATCAAATCCGTCATATCGATCGTGATGTAATTATGGAAGAGCTTGTTTCAAACTATCTTAAAGAGCATAAGCAATAATTTATGTTAGCACACAAGATTTTAGGTTTAGATGTAGGAAGTAAAACTGTAGGCATTGCAATTAGCGATTTAATGGGATGGACTGCCCAAGGATTAGACACTCTGAGAATTAATGAGGAAAATAACGAATTTGGTATTGATGAGTTAGTAACAATTATTAAAGAACACAATGTAGGTTCAGTAGTAATTGGTCTACCAAAAAATATGAATAATTCTATTGGATTTCGTGGCGAAGCTTCGTTACAATACAAGGAGTTGCTACAAGAAGCATTACCAGATATAGAAATAATTATGTGGGATGAGCGCCTAAGCACAATGGCCGCTGAACGCTCTCTACTTGAAGCAGATGTTTCAAGACAAAAAAGAAAGAAAGTTATTGATAAAATGGCCGCTGTATTTATCTTGCAAGGCTATTTAGACTCTATCCAATAAAGGAGAATTAAATTATGACTGAACATAATCACGACCATAACTCTGAGTTAAATATTAGTAATGAAGAAGAACTATTAACATTATTTGATGAAGATGGTAATGAAGTTTTATACAGAAAGATGTTAGAATTCTATCATCCAGAATTCAAAAAAGAATATGTTATTTTAGCCGAAGAAGGCGCTCAATCAGATGACGATGATATGATTGAACTTATCCCAATGATTAATGAACCTGATGAATCAGGCGACGGTGGTAAATTAGTACCAATCGAAACTGATGAAGAATGGGATATGATTGAAGAAGTCGTTAATACAAACATGGAAGAGTAGAGATTTAATAGCTATTCTGTTCATGTAAAATTGAATAATAAATGTTAGTCTCCTCCATATTATGAATTGATTATGGAGGAGTTTTTTTGCGCTATATTTATTTGTCAATCTGCGCAGTAGGGTTATAATTTCGAAAATTTTTGTAGTATGATTGTTTCAAAACAGATAGAAAGGCCTCGTTTTCCAAATTCGTTCTTAAATTTAGTTTGAAACTATGGTAAAATATATAAAGTTTAAATCTTATAAGCATATATTAATCATTCAATCAGTCATTAAATATATAAGTTTTCGAGTTAAAACTTATTTTAAGAAGTAAAACTTCCAGTAAATAGACTGATTATTTTTAATGTTATTTTGTATTTTAAAAGGAAGTAAAAAATGGAAGCAAATCAACAGTATTTACTTGAAATACATGAAAAAACAAATAATCATATTGAAGAATTAAGAGCTTATGCTGAAGAACATGCTGTACCTATTATTGATAGATTATCTCTTGAACTAGTCAAACAATTAATAAGAA encodes:
- the mnmA gene encoding tRNA 2-thiouridine(34) synthase MnmA, coding for MSNKDIRVVVGMSGGVDSSVTAYVLKEQGYDVIGIFMKNWDDTDENGVCTATEDYNDVIAVCNQIGIPYYAVNFEQEYWDKVFTYFLDEYKKGRTPNPDVMCNKEIKFKAFLEHALKLGADYVATGHYARIRRHEDGHVEMLRGVDNNKDQTYFLNQLSQQQLSKVMFPIGDIEKKEVRRIAEEQDLATAKKKDSTGICFIGERNFKSFLSQYLPAQSGEMRTLDGKKMGMHNGLMYYTIGQRHGLGIGGDGDPWFVVGKNLQDNVLYVEQGFHHDALYSDYLIASDFSFVNPVDLEEGFECTAKFRYRQKDTKVFVQKENDNSIRVTFDEPVRAITPGQAVVFYDGEVCLGGATIDDVYKTTGQLSYVV
- a CDS encoding LLM class flavin-dependent oxidoreductase — its product is MSNMKFSALNLVPIKEGQSDKDAINDMVALAQKLDELDYERYWIAEHHNAPNLVSSATALLIQHTLEHTQNIKVGSGGIMLPNHAPLIVAEQFGTMETLFPNRVNLGLGRAPGTDMMTASALRRDQHNGVYAFPEEVEQLQTYFGPGNKQAYVRAYPAVGKNVPLYILGSSTDSAHLAARKGLPYVFAGHFAPQQMKEAIQIYKELFEPSEVLQEPYMIVCLNAIVAETDEEAEYLASTLAQVFIGIARGRMQPVQPPTNDLQGLLTPREYEMAKQRFNDSLVGSEATVKQKLEDFIEEYGEIDELMGISYIYDQDKQFESFERLKNVVQSLNK
- a CDS encoding SAS049 family protein; the encoded protein is MGFMDKAKEAADKFKNSDNEQVDKVKDQINEYTGGNNDSDKKDEDDK
- the alaS gene encoding alanine--tRNA ligase; the protein is MKNLKASDIRQMYIDFFVEKEHMVEPSAPLVPIDDDSLLWINSGVATLKKYFDGRETPRKPRIVNSQKAIRTNDIENVGFTARHHTFFEMLGNFSIGDYFKKEAIEFAWEFLTSDKWMGMEPEKLYVTIHPEDTEAYRLWNEEVGLEESRIIRIEGNFWDIGEGPSGPNTEIFYDRGEEYGQDDPAEEMYPGGENERYLEVWNLVFSEFNHNKDNTYTPLPNKNIDTGMGLERMASISQNVRTNYETDLFMPIIHEVENVSGKKYLEVPEQDVAFKVIADHIRTIAFAISDGALPSNEGRGYVLRRLLRRAVRFSQTLGINEPFMYKLVDIVADIMEPYYPNVKEKATFIKRVVKSEEERFHETLQEGLAILNQLIDKAKASTNEINGSDAFKLYDTYGFPIELTEELSSQEGISVDMATFEEEMQQQRTRAREARQSSQSMQVQSDVLKNINTDSKFVGYETTDYQTTLTDLIFNGEKVESVEAGETIYFILKETPFYAVSGGQVADKGTVSNDNFEIEVQEVTKAPNGQNLHKGVVQFGQVTVNSEVDASVNRDERKDIQKNHSATHLLHAALKEVLGEHVNQAGSLVESERLRFDFSHFGPMTQEEIDRVERRVNEEIWRGISVHIQEMPIAEAKEMGAMALFGEKYGDIVRVVNMAPFSIELCGGIHVDNTAEIGLFKIVSESGTGAGVRRIEALTGKAAFLYLEEVQNKFNAIKTQLKVKSDNQVYDKVIQIQDEQKELHKQLEQRNKEITSLKMGNIEDQIETINGFKVLATEVEVSNPKEIRQTMDDFKSKQQDAIIILASEVNGKVSLIATVPKEYTNQIKAGDIIKNMAPVVGGKGGGRPDMAQGGGTEPENISNSLRFIKDYIKNL
- a CDS encoding IreB family regulatory phosphoprotein, with the translated sequence MENIDKTMKFNYEEIPKENVESVLNNVHRTLEERGYNAVNQIVGYLLSGDPAYIPRQNDARNQIRHIDRDVIMEELVSNYLKEHKQ
- a CDS encoding cysteine desulfurase family protein, coding for MEVYADYAATTPVKPEVIDAMMEIYQSHYGNPSSIHTIGRDARRYLDESRRTVAKLLGAKPSEVIFTSGATESNNTAIKGLVYENEHLGNHIITTKIEHHSVLHVFEELEKEGYDVTYLDVDDTGKVDLDQLEEALTEDTILVSIMFVNNEVGTVEPIYDIEDIVAQSSALLHVDAVQAVGHLDIKFEDFKIDTMSVTAHKFGGPKGVGVLLVKDQTPIEFSQLGGEQETKRRAGTENLAQIVGLTKALELADENRDNNNIHLMQLKELFLVSLQERAIPFEVNGSMVETTGHILNLYFPFIDVETMLTLLDLSNIYVSSGSACTAGSTTPSHVLAAMYEDEERAKHSVRFSFNEQTTEQEIKYIVAEIHKIYHKFKEE
- a CDS encoding DUF1292 domain-containing protein, with amino-acid sequence MTEHNHDHNSELNISNEEELLTLFDEDGNEVLYRKMLEFYHPEFKKEYVILAEEGAQSDDDDMIELIPMINEPDESGDGGKLVPIETDEEWDMIEEVVNTNMEE
- the ruvX gene encoding Holliday junction resolvase RuvX, which codes for MLAHKILGLDVGSKTVGIAISDLMGWTAQGLDTLRINEENNEFGIDELVTIIKEHNVGSVVIGLPKNMNNSIGFRGEASLQYKELLQEALPDIEIIMWDERLSTMAAERSLLEADVSRQKRKKVIDKMAAVFILQGYLDSIQ
- a CDS encoding tetratricopeptide repeat protein, with protein sequence MVNQETIYEWIKKGQLEQALQALFNNIEEEPNVVENYINAGIVLADAGGVEKAERFFQKAITIDDKNGAVYYNLANLYYNQDRYQEAIKLYQLALKHDMAKVDTNYMIGMAFNQLDSHREAMPFLMTAAELDENNDAEVQFQYGLVLCHLELFKEAIKQLNKVLTIDSKHVDALYNLGLATYMETENVDEAIAYFDKAIEIDPKHLLSQHAKQTFQSLKAQEE
- a CDS encoding ATP-dependent RecD-like DNA helicase produces the protein MSDPTLFDYSMIKGTVDAILFQNQDNFYTVLKIDTIETNESFDNLPTVVGFFPNIAEGDVYIFKGQVVEHPRYGKQLKAETFEKELPQTKDAIVSYLSSDLFKGIGKKTAQNIVNTLGENAINDILNDATVLEKVPSLPKKKQQQIAEQISANQESEKVMIRLHDLGFGPKLSMAIYQFYQSETLNVLEKNPYQLVYDVKGIGFQKADTLARNNGIEFNDPERLKAGLLYTLEEECIKQGHTYLSYQFVIEVTQEMLSDPRNEEVVEGNQLEEVLQILAEESKLVFENDRVAIPSLYYSELKSVQNLYRIKTYKNKLKEIEQSDLQLHIGEIEDSNNVSYAPSQKEALQTAINSKIMLLTGGPGTGKTTVIKGIVELYAEIHGLSLNYSDYEEDDYPIVLAAPTGRASKRLQESTGLEAMTIHRLIGWNQDTQPEDILDNEINAKLIIIDEMSMVDTWLFHQFLSAVPLDAQIILVGDEDQLPSVGPGQIFKDLIDSNALPRVNLTEVYRQQDGSSIIDLAHRMKHGEPIDITKRYHDRSFINCNVDQIPDVVEKVVSSAVKKGYDMSDIQVLAPMYKGSAGIKRLNQVLQDILNPKKDDVREIEFGDINFRKGDKVLQLVNRPNDNIFNGDIGVIVGIFWAKENALNKDVLVVDFEGNEITFTRQDLLELTHAYCTSIHKSQGSEFPIVIMPIVKQYFRMLQRPILYTGLTRAKQSLVLLGDPKAFEIGLNTQGQTRQTQLRELILAYFEVDTPSEDTSTQGKNGETEGYGLNEEAEESAHDVQDRIVLSEATIYQINPMINMGDVSPYDFVER